The genome window GCTGACACTGCTCCTGCAAGAATGGAAGGTCGGTCATGTTTCAGAAGCTGATGTATCTGCGGCACTCATTGCCTAACCCTTTATGTCCGCCATAGGTCGACACATCCTCGTTCACGAATCCGACGAAGGGTGCAACATCAATGAAGGGATAAGAGATGCTAACTGTCACAAGCTCGGGAGAAGATCCTGAGTGGTAGGCGTTTTGATCCTCATCGACCAGAGGAAGCTCTACCTCGCGATGGGGGGAAAGTCAAAGGTTCGTCAATATGGCACTCTAGCTGGAGGCTCCATAGAAGGCGCGAGTATTTGAGGTGATAGAATTGCGTCAACACTCGTGGGTGCTCTTGGAACGGGTGCTGCAAGTAGGCAGAGTTCGGGCTGGAGGGGGACTGGAGCCAGAAGTATGAGGTGGAGGTCACCAATAGATTGCTGCCAGAGGGGAAGGAAGGAACATTGCTGCCGATAGGGATGCAGAGGATCTGAGTATAGTGTTATTTTTGCCTCAGTAACGAATCACCCTCACTGAGCGGGTATGAAGGGATCAACTCATTTGGTGCATTTGCTTCATTAACCGCACGCATGTCGCAACACAAGGAAATGGAGCGTTACTATGCACGGCACAACTTCGTTCTCCTTATTTCAATTCAGAAAGAATGTTTGTAAAGGAATGCACTTTGGAGGCCTCAAGTAAATCCTGCTCGGCTTCTTGGTAGGACGGATTGCGGATTACGTCTTTAAACTGGATAGTTTGCAGGATCCCGAATCTTGAATAATAGAGACCTAACATCGTCACCTTTGGAAATGAGTTATCTTCTTGCTGATGTTTGTTGGCTAATATTCCATAACCAACTAGTTGAGCCGCATATTTTCGTTGATCCATGGCCTTCACAGTTTTGATGTCAATCAAGAGAGAACCTGCTATCATATCGGCGTCGGCTCCACACATCAACCTTGAATAGTCCCTGAAGGATGGATTGAGCAAGGTGCGCTGCCCAAGATATGGGTCTAGGGTTGACCAAGGGACAATCTTCAGTAGGTTTCGCAGATCCTCGACATCTTCTTGGTCGACGTCATCAAGTGGTATATCCACGAATCCCGCACGAAAAATCGAATCTAACTTTGCAAGCTTCAACGAAGATTCGCAAAGCCTTTCAATCCATGACTCGTCCCTTGATTTCAGATATTTGTGCAAGATAGATTTCGTTTTCCCGACTAATGCATTCCCTTGCTTCCACAGGACGGGAATCAGCTTCGGAGGGATATTTCCATTCTTGTCTTTCAAAGCGGAGTTGCCGGTAATGACACGTGATTCGGTAGATCCTGTGATTCGCTCAATCTTCTTCAAATCAGAGGCTGTCAGACTAGGGCCGGTCTTCTTACCCAAAGCAGAACCGAGCAGTCTTGCTAACGCTGCTTCAGCAATCCAACCTCTTACTTCAACTGTGTATCGTTTCTGGATTTCAAACCTCAAAAGATAATCGAACGCCGTGCCTACTAACCCATAATGATTGGTTAGGGGCGGTGCAAGCAGGGCGTTATTCTTGGTTACGGCAGGTGTCAACTCTGGTAATAATAAACTCAGTTTTCGAGAAAGCGCGCTGTTACCTTTCAGGATTTTCGTTAGGCTCAAATTTCTACCTTGCTGAATGTAGACGATCATAATAAAGCTGGTCATTCAATTCATAAAGTAAACTATTCCACTTGTTGTAGGTGATTTCAATCAGGATCCCCTGTTTTTCAAAAAACGGGATCTTGCACATTTTGGGAAGTTTAATCGGACATTAATATCCGATGACAAGGATACCATTCAATGGTAATGCTATCCTGTTGCTCGCGTATAAAGTCTCGAAAAACGTAATCACCTTTTCAAAATCATGACTGTTTCTGTAAACTTTCCTGACGGCTATTACTAGGAACTCGACGTTTACCATGACACAAGCTTCGAAGAGGTCTTTAAGGAACTGATAGTTCGTCACGGCTCTCCCAGCCTCTATCTCTATAACTGTCTTCTTCACTTCGGCGAAAGCATCTGCATGAAACCACTTCTCGACTTGTCCATTTTTCCCGAACAAGACTGGAACACGGATTTTCCCATCAGTAGAAGAACTCTTCTCGACTTGGAACCCTGCCTGGATGAGACCCTTTGATATCTCCTTTAGAACAGCGTTACTATTCAGTTTGTTGGTCTCAGAACTAATTCTCTGTGAGGCATCTTGGAATGATCCTATTACTTGGGCTAAATGGTCAGGGAGCTTACTGGACAAAGGGAAAAATTGCCACTCAACTTGATTAGCTGGTCCCGTGGTTTTCGAAATCAAATTCTTCGCCATTAGGTACTTCCCTTCGGTTACCGGTTCTCTGATCCTGAGTGCTCTCTAAAGATGAGTCGACTTTAGGTGATCCTGAAACCGTGCTGATGCCGAAGGCCTGTATCCGATTGGAATGATTTCTAGTTTACCTGGCGGTGGAACTCTCAAGGAGGTTAAACGATCGGTTTCGTATCCCTTGCCAGGTGCCATCATAGAGGCACATTCCGAGTTTTCTTTTCCAACGGTAAGCTAACGATTAGAAATCTTCAGCTTGAATTCCTCACTTTCCTGCCGATAACGCCCTAAACCAGTATGTCTAGATCCTTTAACAGATGCCTATTGAGGCGTTGGTTGACGTAGCCGCAGTTATGCCTTTCGACTCGAAGAGGAAATCGAAGAAATAAACGGGCGCGCACCTGAACAGAGCGGGCGTGGTGGGATTCGAACCCACGACCACTTGCTTAGGAGGCAAGTGCCATATCCTGACTAGGCCACACGCCCTGCTGCAGGCCGGATGTTGCCTGTCATCCCGGCCATCACAGCATGTCCCGGGATTGCTAATTGCTCTTCTGTTCCTGGGTCTCACTTTTTGCTTCAGGCGCGCTTTCAACCGCTGTCTTTTCCTCCACTTCCCCTTCCTGCTTTTTCTCCGTGGCGGTCTCAGGCGTTGATTTTACATACTTTTCGATAAAATTCACTTCCTTCATTCCGGCGGATTCATATGCTTCAGCCACAAACCTGAGTTTCACATTCATCCATCTGGGGTCCAGCCTGCATGAGTCAGGCAGGACAACCGAGACCGAATCGCCGTTTATTGTTATTTCAAAGCCGGTGTCTGTTCCGTAATACATTTCGAGGAAGGCCCTCAGCTTCTCCTCCCTGTCCTCCACCTTCTTGATAATTTTGCATTTGTATTTCAGCGAATGGCCGGCGAGCGGATTATTGAAATCAACCCTGACCCTGCCAACGGTTACCTGGGTAATCCTTCCTACCCTGTCACCTATCCGGACATCCTCGCCGACCTTCGGCTCCACATTCATCCTTTCAAACTCCCTTACTGAATAAAGCCGCACAAGCGCCGGATCCCTGTTTCCCGCCGCTTCCTCCGGCCTGATGCTTACTTCAAACTCATCCCCGACGCCAGCAGAGACAATCGATTTTTCCAGACCCGGGAACAATCTGTTCTTTCCAACGATCTCATAGACCGGGCCGTATACTGTCTTGTCGTCGTATATCCCCTCCTTCCGGGCATTCTCCTTGCTTGTAGTCTGGAAAAGCTTCCCCGTTTCAGATATCCAGGCATCAAGTTCCAGCTGAACTATGTCGCCCTGTTTAATTGTGTCTCTGACTTCACCACTGCTTTCAGTTTTCACCTGGGCGTCTTCAGTCATTTATTACCACCGGCATTAATGTGATGGGATTACGGGTGCTGTTTTTAAAGCTTTTCAGTTTTGAAGCTCAGATTCGTGCACAGGGCACGCTTTGCGGCGTGGCTGAAGCGCCTGCTGAACGCGAAACGGCACCAGGCAT of Candidatus Sysuiplasma jiujiangense contains these proteins:
- a CDS encoding peptidylprolyl isomerase, with product MTEDAQVKTESSGEVRDTIKQGDIVQLELDAWISETGKLFQTTSKENARKEGIYDDKTVYGPVYEIVGKNRLFPGLEKSIVSAGVGDEFEVSIRPEEAAGNRDPALVRLYSVREFERMNVEPKVGEDVRIGDRVGRITQVTVGRVRVDFNNPLAGHSLKYKCKIIKKVEDREEKLRAFLEMYYGTDTGFEITINGDSVSVVLPDSCRLDPRWMNVKLRFVAEAYESAGMKEVNFIEKYVKSTPETATEKKQEGEVEEKTAVESAPEAKSETQEQKSN